The Deltaproteobacteria bacterium sequence TGGCTAAAGTGGCTACCTCCATCAGTCTCTCATGGTCTACGTGCGTCACGCCTAAATCAGCAAGGCAGACGGGTAAGCCGACACGTAAACAAAAATTAATGACTTCAGCGAGTTCCGATTTAGGCGCGTTTTCCAGGACGAGCTGTGTCAAGGTGCCAAAGGCCACCTTCTCGCCGTGGTACATCTTATGGGTCTCTGAAAGTGCCGTAAGACCATTGTGAACAGAGTGGGCTGCAGCTAAGCCGCTACTTTCAAATCCGAGGCCGCTGAGTAGCGTGTTAGCTTCGATGATATTTTCTAGCGCTGGCGTCACGGCCTTGGCCTCTGATGCAGCGATGGCCTTCTCGCCGTCTTCAAGTAAGGTCTCATAGCAAAGTTTAGCGATAGCGAAACCGGCCTTTGTAGAGTTTCCTCCGGGAATATTCTTGGCAAACGAGCGCTGGCAGGCACGAGCCTCGAAGTGGGTGGACAATGCGTCACCCATACCGGCAATCAGAAAGCGTGTCGGAGCTTGTGCAATCGCCTGCGTGTCGACAATTACTAGATCAGGGTTACGGTCAAAGTGGATGTACTCCTCAAATGCGCCTTGATCGGAGTAGATCACGCTTAGGGAGCTACACGGTGCGTCAGTCGATGCGATAGTAGGTGCGACGATACAAGGGAGTTTGGCAAAGTGGGCGACACATTTGGCTGTGTCTAGAGCCTTGCCGCCCCCAACACCAATAACGATGTCGCAACCCTGGTCACGTGCGGCAAGTTCTAGGCGTTTGATTTCCTTTTTACTGCATTCTCCTTGGAATGCACCGAATAAGAGTTGCGCATCATCGCCCGCCTGGCGCGTTGTGAGTTCTGCGTGAAAGCGCTGCTGTCCACTGACTGAAATTACAACTAGCGCTTTACGTCCAAGCTTAGCAGCATGCGCAGCGATATGGCTGAGCTCGCCCGGCCCTTGTATGTATTTGCTGGGTGAAACTAGGATCTTACGCATTCTAGCTCCTGCTTGGTCCGCGTTACTGTTGCAGTTAAGTGACGGTTACTGGCACTGTCTTTAACGCTACCTCT is a genomic window containing:
- a CDS encoding glycerol dehydrogenase — translated: MRKILVSPSKYIQGPGELSHIAAHAAKLGRKALVVISVSGQQRFHAELTTRQAGDDAQLLFGAFQGECSKKEIKRLELAARDQGCDIVIGVGGGKALDTAKCVAHFAKLPCIVAPTIASTDAPCSSLSVIYSDQGAFEEYIHFDRNPDLVIVDTQAIAQAPTRFLIAGMGDALSTHFEARACQRSFAKNIPGGNSTKAGFAIAKLCYETLLEDGEKAIAASEAKAVTPALENIIEANTLLSGLGFESSGLAAAHSVHNGLTALSETHKMYHGEKVAFGTLTQLVLENAPKSELAEVINFCLRVGLPVCLADLGVTHVDHERLMEVATLATASGETIHNLPFVVSAIDVYAAIVTADKLGSKAKTKFVSP